In the Pseudomonas orientalis genome, one interval contains:
- a CDS encoding SfnB family sulfur acquisition oxidoreductase, whose amino-acid sequence MSAHPHYSAHIIRSDAEAIEVATRLAARFAVEASERDRERRLPVAELDEFSASGLWGITIPKAYGGAEVSYVTVAEVIKLISAADPSLGQIPQNHLGVVDILLQTATEEQKRHYFGKVLAGYRFGNAFSEAKSKNAGTFDTQIRVDGDTARIDGEKFYCTGALFAHIVPTVGNDEHGQALIAFVERDASGLTVIDSWDGFGQRTTASGGVTLDAVSVPSSAVIPAYLAFDQPTANGPISQIIQAAVDTGIALGALEQAKIHARQARPWIDSQQDHGWQDPFTLAAIGDLAWRVHGTEAMLAKAGRAVDLALAEPNEDTVANASLIVAQAKVLSAETALLASSKLFELAGTRSVTGKHNLDRFWRNARTHTLHDPARWKYHLIGNFVLNGVKPARHAWN is encoded by the coding sequence ATGTCAGCTCACCCTCACTACTCAGCCCATATCATCCGCTCGGACGCGGAGGCCATCGAGGTTGCCACACGGCTGGCGGCGCGGTTTGCCGTTGAGGCCAGCGAGCGCGACCGTGAGCGGCGCCTGCCCGTGGCGGAACTCGACGAGTTCTCTGCCAGCGGCCTGTGGGGTATCACCATTCCCAAGGCCTACGGCGGCGCCGAGGTGTCCTATGTGACCGTGGCCGAGGTGATCAAGCTGATTTCCGCCGCCGACCCTTCACTGGGGCAGATTCCGCAGAACCATCTCGGCGTGGTGGATATCCTCCTGCAAACCGCCACCGAAGAGCAGAAGCGCCACTACTTCGGCAAGGTGCTGGCGGGCTATCGCTTCGGCAATGCCTTTTCCGAAGCCAAGAGCAAAAACGCCGGCACTTTCGACACGCAGATTCGCGTCGACGGCGATACGGCCCGCATTGACGGTGAGAAGTTCTACTGCACCGGCGCGCTGTTTGCGCACATCGTGCCGACCGTCGGCAACGACGAGCATGGCCAGGCGCTGATTGCCTTTGTCGAACGCGATGCGTCCGGCCTCACGGTGATCGACAGCTGGGATGGCTTCGGCCAGCGCACCACCGCCAGCGGTGGGGTAACCCTCGACGCTGTGAGCGTGCCTTCGAGTGCGGTCATCCCCGCATACCTGGCGTTTGACCAACCCACCGCCAACGGCCCGATCTCGCAGATTATCCAGGCGGCAGTCGATACCGGCATCGCGCTGGGGGCGCTGGAGCAGGCGAAAATTCACGCCCGCCAGGCACGACCCTGGATCGACAGCCAGCAGGACCACGGCTGGCAAGACCCGTTCACCCTTGCCGCCATCGGCGACCTGGCGTGGCGCGTGCACGGCACCGAAGCGATGCTCGCCAAGGCGGGCAGGGCGGTCGACCTCGCTCTCGCCGAACCGAATGAAGACACTGTCGCCAATGCCTCGCTGATCGTCGCCCAGGCCAAGGTGCTGTCCGCCGAAACGGCCTTGCTCGCCAGCAGCAAACTCTTCGAGCTGGCCGGCACTCGCTCGGTCACCGGCAAGCACAACCTCGATCGTTTCTGGCGTAACGCCCGCACCCACACCTTGCACGACCCGGCGCGCTGGAAATACCACTTGATCGGCAACTTTGTGCTCAACGGCGTGAAGCCTGCACGCCACGCCTGGAACTGA
- a CDS encoding LLM class flavin-dependent oxidoreductase gives MSREIRLNAFDMNCVGHQSPGLWAHPRDRSWQYKDLEYWTDLAKILERGKFDGLFIADVLGIYDVYNGNGDAAIRQATQVPVNDPLSLIAPMALVTEHLGFGLTASLSFEHPYPFARRLSTLDHLTKGRVGWNIVTSYLESGARNLGQKAQTEHDARYDYAEEYLQVCYKLWEGSWEEGAVLRDRDRRIFSDPSKIHEIGHVGKHFQVPGIHLCEPSPQRTPVLYQAGASSRGKQFAAEQAECVFVAAPSKVLLKKTVADIRRRAAEAGRDPRKILIFNLQTVIVGETDAQAKAKFDDYTSYVSYEGAMALISGWTGIDFSQFKPDEPLKHVHTNAIQSAVEAFSTADPDKVWTPNELANWVGIGGFGPLFVGGPQTVADLLQEWVEETDVDGFNLAYALTHETFVDAVELLVPELQKRGVYKTEYAQGTLREKLFGEGPRLGANHPGASYRDLSGSHKTPVGGGLPPIAAGQAKVS, from the coding sequence ATGTCTCGCGAAATTCGCCTGAATGCCTTCGACATGAACTGTGTCGGCCACCAGTCGCCCGGTTTGTGGGCGCACCCCCGCGACCGTTCCTGGCAATACAAGGACCTGGAATACTGGACGGACCTGGCGAAAATCCTCGAACGCGGCAAATTCGACGGGCTGTTCATCGCCGACGTGCTCGGCATCTACGACGTCTACAACGGCAACGGCGACGCGGCGATCCGCCAGGCGACGCAAGTGCCGGTCAATGATCCGCTGTCGCTGATCGCCCCCATGGCCCTGGTCACCGAACATCTGGGGTTCGGCCTGACTGCCTCGCTGTCCTTCGAACATCCGTACCCGTTTGCGCGCAGGCTCTCTACCCTCGATCACCTGACCAAAGGCCGCGTCGGTTGGAACATTGTCACCTCCTACCTGGAAAGCGGTGCCAGGAATCTCGGCCAGAAAGCCCAGACTGAGCACGACGCGCGCTACGACTATGCCGAGGAATACCTGCAGGTTTGCTACAAACTCTGGGAAGGCAGCTGGGAGGAGGGGGCGGTGCTGCGCGACCGTGATCGACGGATTTTCAGCGACCCGAGCAAAATCCACGAGATTGGCCATGTGGGCAAACACTTCCAGGTGCCCGGCATCCACCTGTGCGAACCCTCGCCGCAGCGCACACCGGTGCTGTACCAGGCCGGCGCATCGAGCCGGGGCAAACAGTTCGCCGCCGAACAGGCCGAGTGCGTGTTCGTGGCCGCGCCGTCCAAGGTGCTGCTGAAAAAGACCGTCGCCGATATTCGCCGGCGTGCGGCCGAGGCGGGGCGTGATCCGCGCAAAATCCTGATCTTCAACCTGCAGACGGTGATCGTCGGCGAGACCGACGCGCAGGCCAAGGCCAAGTTCGATGACTACACGTCCTATGTCAGCTACGAAGGCGCGATGGCGCTGATCTCCGGCTGGACCGGCATCGATTTCAGCCAGTTCAAACCCGACGAGCCACTCAAGCATGTGCACACCAACGCCATCCAGTCGGCGGTGGAAGCCTTTTCCACGGCGGATCCAGACAAGGTCTGGACGCCGAATGAACTGGCCAACTGGGTCGGCATCGGCGGCTTTGGCCCGCTGTTTGTCGGCGGTCCGCAGACGGTGGCGGACCTGCTGCAGGAATGGGTGGAGGAGACCGATGTGGACGGCTTCAACCTGGCCTATGCGCTGACCCACGAAACCTTTGTCGACGCCGTGGAATTGCTGGTGCCGGAGCTGCAGAAGCGCGGCGTGTACAAGACCGAATACGCCCAGGGCACGTTGCGCGAAAAGTTGTTTGGCGAGGGGCCGAGGCTGGGCGCCAATCACCCCGGCGCCAGCTACCGCGACCTGTCTGGCTCACACAAAACCCCTGTGGGAGGGGGCTTGCCCCCGATAGCGGCAGGCCAGGCAAAGGTGTCCTAA
- a CDS encoding acyl-CoA dehydrogenase, producing the protein MTALNHARQLLETTRRFVERSDDPYVISRFGDLQIRVDVAAALFERAETDPSPVAVTEAQIAAAEALIAASNAEFELTGHRTALPSPLDDPLRVKYRIVGNYHLNGVL; encoded by the coding sequence ATGACTGCACTGAACCATGCGCGCCAACTGCTCGAGACCACCCGCCGCTTTGTCGAGCGCAGCGACGACCCTTACGTGATCAGTCGCTTTGGCGACTTGCAGATTCGTGTCGACGTGGCTGCGGCCCTGTTCGAGCGCGCCGAAACCGACCCGAGCCCGGTGGCTGTCACCGAGGCACAGATCGCGGCCGCCGAAGCCCTTATCGCCGCCAGCAATGCGGAGTTCGAATTGACCGGCCACCGCACCGCGCTGCCGTCGCCGCTCGATGACCCGCTGCGCGTGAAATACCGGATCGTCGGCAACTACCACCTCAACGGAGTGCTTTGA
- a CDS encoding ABC transporter substrate-binding protein, whose protein sequence is MRASLKRSLLGTAFALATLAGAVPQAVASPDQQFIPLATYRVGAYASSGVQVWAGMIDYLRYINEVEGGINGVKLVWQECETEWTAEKGIECYERFKNGLDGAPVAVYQPNGAPAAYALSERAEVDKIPLITLGYGRTEATDGTVFPYNFPVMLTFYSEASTLVNYIAEREGGFDKLKGKKIATVYHDSAYGRETLGPLKLLADKYGFENIQIPVADPGNEQSAQWRQVRQANPDWVFLRTWGVSTPVAVKTAARFGFPVDHIIGDIWASSSEDVLPAGAAAKGYLALTPYPAGSNFEIHKRLRQAILDKGHSDLKDLKNFGSVYYNSGLVNAAVAVEAIRTAQAKFGKRPLNGEEGRWGLEHLNIDDARLKDMGYLGLMQNLKLSCRDHEGGGSARVQQWDGANWTLISDWIAADRALLRPLIDEKSAAFAKEKHLTPRTCSGDE, encoded by the coding sequence ATGCGTGCATCCTTGAAACGTTCCCTGCTCGGCACCGCGTTTGCGCTGGCGACTTTGGCCGGTGCTGTGCCCCAGGCCGTGGCTTCGCCTGACCAGCAATTCATTCCCCTGGCGACCTACCGTGTCGGCGCCTATGCCTCCAGCGGCGTGCAGGTGTGGGCCGGGATGATCGATTACCTGCGCTATATCAATGAAGTGGAGGGCGGCATCAACGGCGTGAAGCTGGTGTGGCAGGAGTGCGAGACCGAATGGACGGCGGAGAAGGGCATCGAATGCTACGAGCGTTTCAAAAATGGCCTGGATGGCGCGCCGGTTGCGGTGTACCAGCCCAACGGCGCGCCGGCCGCCTACGCGCTCAGTGAACGGGCGGAAGTGGACAAGATCCCGCTGATCACCCTGGGTTACGGTCGCACCGAAGCCACCGACGGCACGGTGTTTCCCTACAACTTCCCGGTGATGCTGACCTTCTACAGCGAGGCCTCGACCCTGGTGAACTACATCGCCGAGCGCGAAGGCGGCTTCGACAAACTCAAGGGCAAGAAAATCGCCACGGTCTATCACGACTCGGCCTACGGGCGCGAAACCCTCGGCCCGTTGAAATTGCTGGCCGACAAGTATGGCTTCGAGAATATCCAGATCCCGGTGGCCGACCCCGGCAACGAGCAGTCGGCGCAATGGCGCCAGGTTCGCCAGGCCAATCCGGACTGGGTGTTCCTGCGCACCTGGGGCGTGTCCACCCCGGTGGCGGTGAAGACGGCGGCGCGCTTCGGCTTCCCGGTGGACCATATCATCGGGGATATCTGGGCCAGCTCCAGCGAAGACGTGCTCCCGGCCGGTGCCGCCGCCAAAGGTTATCTGGCGCTCACGCCGTACCCGGCAGGCAGCAACTTCGAGATCCACAAGCGCCTCAGGCAAGCGATCCTCGACAAGGGCCACAGCGACCTCAAGGACCTGAAAAACTTCGGCAGCGTCTATTACAACTCGGGCCTGGTGAATGCCGCCGTGGCCGTGGAGGCGATTCGCACGGCCCAGGCCAAATTCGGCAAGCGCCCGCTCAATGGCGAAGAGGGCCGCTGGGGCCTCGAACACCTGAACATCGACGATGCGCGCCTTAAGGACATGGGCTACCTGGGCCTGATGCAAAACCTCAAGCTGTCGTGCCGCGATCATGAAGGTGGCGGTTCGGCGCGGGTGCAGCAGTGGGACGGTGCCAACTGGACACTGATCAGCGACTGGATCGCCGCCGACCGTGCGTTGTTGCGTCCGCTGATCGATGAAAAGTCCGCGGCGTTCGCCAAGGAAAAGCACCTGACGCCGCGCACCTGCAGCGGGGATGAATAA
- a CDS encoding branched-chain amino acid ABC transporter permease: MSIPVVQETAPLVLMQRRVPWSLLGLLALAFVVVPLWGNDYWLNAILIPFLVLSLAGLGLNLLTGYTGQTSVGAAGFMAVGAFATYGFLLRLPELGLPVALLGGGVISALVGLLFGLPSSRIKGFYLMVTTLAAQFFLEWLFVKFPWFYNYGSSGTISAPTLALFGHDLNTPLSRYWLTLVTVLLLTWTAVNLVRSQVGRNWMAIRDMDTAAAVVGIPVVRYKRLAFAVSSFYLGIAGALWAFAYLGTASASSFDINRSFQILFIIIIGGMGSIAGNFVGAAFISLLPILLSHAGQALFGGSVDAGQLQNLQKIIFGVLIIVFLIKEPEGLIRLLHTLRDRLRQWPLRF, translated from the coding sequence ATGTCGATTCCCGTCGTTCAAGAAACCGCGCCGCTCGTGCTGATGCAACGCCGCGTTCCCTGGAGCCTGCTCGGTCTGCTGGCGCTGGCCTTTGTCGTGGTGCCGCTGTGGGGCAACGACTATTGGCTCAACGCGATCCTGATCCCCTTTCTGGTGCTGTCCCTGGCCGGGCTGGGCTTGAACCTGCTGACCGGCTACACGGGGCAAACGTCGGTGGGCGCGGCGGGCTTCATGGCGGTAGGCGCGTTCGCCACCTACGGGTTTTTGCTGCGCCTGCCCGAGCTGGGCCTGCCGGTGGCGCTGCTGGGCGGCGGGGTGATCAGCGCGCTGGTGGGGCTGCTGTTCGGCCTGCCCAGCTCGCGGATCAAGGGTTTTTACCTGATGGTCACCACGCTGGCTGCGCAGTTCTTCCTGGAATGGCTGTTCGTCAAATTCCCCTGGTTCTACAACTATGGTTCGTCCGGCACTATTTCCGCGCCGACGCTGGCGCTGTTCGGTCATGACCTCAACACGCCGTTGAGCCGCTACTGGCTGACCCTGGTCACGGTGCTGCTGCTGACCTGGACCGCCGTCAACCTGGTGCGCAGCCAGGTCGGGCGCAACTGGATGGCGATCCGCGACATGGACACCGCCGCCGCCGTGGTCGGCATCCCGGTGGTGCGCTACAAGCGCCTGGCGTTCGCGGTCAGCTCGTTCTACTTAGGGATTGCCGGTGCGCTGTGGGCGTTCGCCTACCTGGGCACGGCCAGCGCCAGCAGCTTCGATATCAACCGCTCGTTCCAGATCCTGTTCATCATCATTATCGGCGGCATGGGCAGCATTGCCGGCAACTTTGTCGGTGCGGCCTTCATCAGCCTGCTGCCGATCCTGCTCAGCCACGCCGGGCAGGCGCTGTTCGGCGGCTCGGTCGATGCGGGGCAGTTGCAGAACCTGCAGAAAATCATTTTTGGCGTGTTGATCATCGTGTTCCTGATCAAGGAACCCGAGGGCCTGATTCGCCTGTTGCACACCCTGCGTGACCGTCTGCGGCAGTGGCCGCTGCGTTTCTAA
- a CDS encoding branched-chain amino acid ABC transporter permease: MIFFFETLLGGLLAGTLYSLVAIGFVLIYKASGVFNFAQGAMLLFAALTFVSLHDQGVPFALALLLTVVVMIVGALLIERLVLRPLVNRSQITLFMATLGLSFIIEGLAQGLMGSQVRALDLGIDDVPLFVGPLMLSQFDLIAAAAAVVLVTVLALLFNKTRIGISLRAVADDTTAALSIGINLNRIWQIVWAAAGIVGLVAGLLWGARQGVQFSLSLVVLKALPVLIIGGFTSIGGAIAGGLIVGAAENLAEVYLGPLIGGGITPWFAYVLALAFLYIRPAGLFGERAIERV, translated from the coding sequence ATGATCTTTTTCTTCGAAACCCTGCTCGGCGGTTTGCTCGCCGGCACCCTGTACTCGTTGGTCGCCATCGGCTTCGTGCTGATCTACAAGGCCAGCGGCGTGTTCAATTTCGCCCAGGGCGCGATGCTGCTGTTTGCCGCGCTGACCTTCGTCAGTCTGCACGACCAGGGCGTGCCGTTTGCCTTGGCGCTGCTGCTGACGGTAGTGGTGATGATCGTCGGCGCCTTGCTCATCGAGCGGCTGGTCTTGCGCCCGCTGGTGAACCGTTCGCAGATCACCCTGTTCATGGCCACGCTGGGCCTGTCGTTCATCATCGAAGGCCTGGCCCAGGGCCTGATGGGCTCGCAGGTACGCGCGCTGGACCTGGGCATCGATGACGTGCCGCTGTTTGTCGGCCCGCTGATGCTCAGCCAGTTCGACCTGATCGCCGCGGCGGCTGCCGTAGTGCTGGTGACCGTCCTCGCGCTGCTGTTCAACAAGACCCGCATCGGCATATCCCTGCGCGCGGTGGCGGATGACACCACGGCGGCGCTGTCCATCGGCATCAACCTCAATCGGATCTGGCAGATCGTCTGGGCGGCGGCCGGCATCGTCGGGCTGGTCGCGGGGCTGCTGTGGGGCGCGCGCCAGGGGGTGCAGTTCTCGTTGTCGCTGGTGGTGCTCAAGGCCTTGCCGGTGTTGATCATCGGTGGCTTTACCTCGATTGGCGGGGCGATTGCCGGCGGGTTGATCGTCGGCGCCGCCGAGAACCTCGCCGAGGTGTATCTCGGCCCGTTGATCGGCGGCGGTATCACGCCATGGTTCGCCTATGTATTGGCGTTGGCCTTCCTGTATATCCGTCCCGCCGGCCTGTTCGGCGAGCGGGCCATCGAGCGAGTCTGA
- a CDS encoding AMP-binding protein — MSVPEPKAALERLHHWAQLTPLHVALRHKRQGQWHAWRWIDVLRDVGRLADGLRQQGFSEQSRLALIGAFEPNLLLLALAAQSVGGQVLTLADDLEPQALEQQLWRLHPSHACVQGRQPDWTFTQRLDFAQLLGPVDPVQRLQRWWQPGAETVLWSEEGTHWRGGLAVVLEQWLDSGHGLAFPETQASARRDRSEVAPTGLLLSPERLQHLADEIESRLAAHGTWRRRLCDWAIAHPHSGLRRLLKNRVRKLLGFQRLGYIWQPLKTTAEPIWLAEFKRDIA; from the coding sequence ATGAGCGTGCCCGAACCCAAAGCCGCCCTTGAACGCCTGCACCACTGGGCACAACTCACACCCTTGCACGTTGCCCTGCGTCACAAACGCCAGGGCCAATGGCATGCGTGGCGCTGGATCGACGTGCTGCGTGACGTCGGACGCCTGGCTGACGGCTTGCGCCAGCAGGGCTTCAGCGAACAGTCGCGGCTGGCGCTCATCGGCGCATTTGAGCCGAACCTGCTGTTGCTGGCGCTGGCCGCCCAATCCGTGGGCGGGCAGGTCCTGACGCTGGCCGATGATCTGGAGCCGCAAGCCCTGGAGCAACAGCTCTGGCGCCTGCATCCCAGTCACGCCTGCGTTCAAGGACGCCAACCCGATTGGACATTTACCCAGCGCCTGGACTTCGCTCAACTGCTCGGCCCGGTCGACCCGGTGCAACGCCTGCAACGCTGGTGGCAACCCGGCGCAGAAACGGTGTTGTGGAGCGAGGAGGGTACGCACTGGCGAGGCGGTCTTGCCGTGGTGCTGGAGCAGTGGCTCGACAGCGGCCACGGCCTGGCGTTTCCGGAGACACAGGCGTCGGCGCGACGCGATCGCAGCGAAGTCGCCCCGACCGGCCTGCTGCTGTCACCCGAACGTTTGCAGCACCTGGCCGATGAGATCGAAAGCCGCCTCGCCGCCCACGGTACCTGGCGTCGACGTCTGTGTGACTGGGCCATCGCCCATCCGCACAGCGGCCTGCGCCGGTTGCTGAAAAACCGGGTGCGCAAGCTGCTCGGTTTCCAGCGCCTGGGCTATATCTGGCAACCGCTTAAAACCACTGCCGAGCCAATCTGGCTGGCCGAATTCAAACGGGACATTGCATGA
- a CDS encoding ABC transporter ATP-binding protein encodes MSQPATEPGRSALLTVDDIEVIYDGAILAVAGVSLSVPKGAIVALLGANGAGKSTTLKAISGLVRAERADVSRGRIDYAGSNLAGVEPSQRVRQGMVHVLEGRHVFGQLTVEDNLRSGGFVRRLSRRELAEDLERIYTWFPRLKTKRHTRAGLTSGGEQQMVAIGRALMTRPALVLLDEPSMGLAPMIVQEIFAIIAQLNREQQVSFLIAEQNINVALTYASRGYVLDTGRVVLSGSAAELLGRGDLHDFYLGKQ; translated from the coding sequence ATGAGCCAGCCTGCCACTGAGCCAGGCCGCTCGGCGTTGCTGACGGTCGACGATATCGAAGTGATCTATGACGGGGCGATCCTGGCGGTGGCCGGGGTATCGCTGAGTGTGCCCAAGGGCGCCATCGTTGCGTTGCTCGGTGCCAATGGCGCGGGCAAAAGCACCACCCTCAAGGCCATTTCCGGGCTGGTGCGAGCCGAGCGCGCCGACGTCAGCCGTGGCCGGATCGACTACGCAGGCTCGAACCTGGCGGGCGTAGAACCCAGCCAACGGGTACGCCAGGGCATGGTGCATGTGCTCGAAGGCCGGCATGTGTTCGGCCAGCTCACGGTGGAAGACAACCTGCGCAGCGGCGGCTTTGTACGGCGTCTGAGCCGCAGGGAACTGGCTGAGGATCTGGAGCGCATCTACACCTGGTTCCCCAGGCTCAAGACCAAGCGCCACACCCGCGCCGGCCTGACCTCCGGTGGCGAGCAGCAAATGGTCGCCATTGGCCGGGCGTTGATGACCCGTCCGGCCCTGGTGCTGCTCGACGAGCCGTCGATGGGCCTGGCGCCGATGATCGTGCAGGAGATTTTCGCGATCATCGCGCAGCTCAACCGCGAGCAACAGGTGAGCTTTTTGATCGCCGAGCAGAATATCAATGTCGCACTCACCTATGCGTCCCGGGGCTACGTGCTGGATACTGGGCGGGTGGTGTTGAGTGGCAGTGCCGCCGAGTTGTTGGGTCGGGGTGATTTGCATGACTTTTATCTGGGCAAACAGTAA
- a CDS encoding ABC transporter ATP-binding protein, translating into MSQTILQVRDISLSFKGVKAINALSFEVRRGEICALIGPNGAGKSSLLNVLNGVYRFDAGEIVFEAQHLHRIDPLGAARRGIGRTFQNNALFKKMSVLDNILTGLSRHTRSSLIEQALGLPRARREAEAFRLRGQGILEFLELQAHREVPVGNLSYGLQKRVELGRALIAGPSLLLLDEPMAGMNAQEKQDMARFVADVNRDLGTTVVLIEHDMGVVMGLSDHVVVLDYGRKVGDGTPAQVQANPDVIAAYLGAVH; encoded by the coding sequence ATGAGCCAGACCATTCTCCAGGTGCGCGATATTTCGCTGTCGTTCAAAGGCGTCAAGGCGATCAATGCGTTGTCTTTCGAGGTGCGGCGCGGCGAGATCTGCGCGCTGATCGGACCCAACGGCGCAGGCAAGAGCTCGTTGCTCAATGTGCTCAACGGTGTGTATCGCTTCGATGCCGGTGAAATCGTGTTCGAGGCGCAACACTTGCACCGCATCGATCCGCTGGGCGCCGCCCGCCGAGGCATCGGCCGTACGTTCCAGAACAATGCGCTGTTCAAGAAAATGAGCGTGCTCGACAACATCCTTACCGGCCTGTCGAGGCATACGCGTTCCAGCTTGATCGAGCAGGCCCTCGGCCTGCCGCGTGCGCGGCGTGAAGCCGAGGCGTTTCGCCTGCGCGGGCAGGGCATCCTTGAATTTCTTGAGCTGCAAGCCCATCGCGAGGTGCCGGTGGGCAACCTGTCCTACGGCCTGCAAAAGCGCGTGGAGTTGGGCCGCGCGCTGATCGCCGGGCCCAGCCTGTTGCTGCTCGACGAACCCATGGCCGGCATGAACGCGCAAGAGAAACAGGACATGGCGCGCTTCGTCGCCGACGTTAATCGCGATCTGGGCACCACCGTGGTGTTGATCGAGCACGACATGGGCGTGGTCATGGGCCTGTCCGACCACGTGGTGGTGCTCGACTACGGGCGCAAAGTCGGCGACGGCACGCCGGCCCAGGTGCAGGCCAACCCCGACGTGATCGCGGCCTATCTGGGGGCGGTGCACTGA